The Neurospora crassa OR74A linkage group I, whole genome shotgun sequence genome segment TCCGCCAACGGAACGATGCCGACCTTGCTAGGAACCTTTAGAGTTGCGTGGAACTTTAGCTGCTCTGGGTTGCTGAGTATGGAGATCGATGCGCCTATCGGAAGCTCGGGAACGGTGTCTTTGCCGACACCTCTACGGACCCCGGTGGAACAATCTACTTTCATGATTAACGGCCAGGCTGTCAATGGCAAGACGTTCACTGTGATGGGAGGAACAAGGTTTGTTTTGAAGCAGAACCGCAAGCTGTAAGCCTTAAAATTCATGGACTGAGAAGATCGGACCTTTGTTTTACGTTGCTATATACGAGTGAAACGGACACAGCGTTTCCAAATTTGGAACCGAGGGCTAGCTTCTCGTATGTAGCTCACACCTTCGCACCTTTCTATACCTTACTTTCCAAACAGCTGTTTTCCTAGTAACTGTAGCAAAGTTTGGAGGTCTGCGTCTTCATAACCTCCGAGACCTTAATGTCCGGGATCAGGTTGAGGTACGGCATAACATCATCCAGGGTAGCTTCGCCGGGGCTTTTGAGGTTCTGAGTCTTAGGGCCGCCGAAGTCGGTAGTACGGGTTTCAGGCCTCTCCATCTGCCACAGAGTCCACAGGCGGTCGATTTGGGcgtggtggaggaagaaaatGGGATCTATCAGATCGTGGCTGTCAGCTTGTGTTCACTTTTGAGTTGGAAACTGGCCTTATAAGTAAGGTAACAACGTACCGTTGGGGGAGGTGGCAGGCGACATGTCACCACCCACGGCCGAGTGGATCGCGCCGTGTGGGCCACCCTCCAGGTGGTAGCGGAAGTCCTTATAGTTGTCCTGGGCGGCGACTTTGTCGACGGCTTCTTTGTTATAAGAGCTAGCCAGCATGTCGCCAGGGAACGCGATGCCACTGTTCCAGTTGCGGGTGAGGCAATGAGGCTCGTAGCCTTTCATGGTATAGGCGACCTGGAACCCCTTAAGCGGGCCGTCGACAAGACACTTCTTGCTATCGTCCATGACATCAATAGCGGGATCACCGTTGCCGCCGAAGCCGGTTATAGGGTCCCAAACAGGCGCCTTAGTCGGGTCGCTTGCGTCCAGCGTCCAATCCCAATATGCCATAGGACCAGTGTATCCACAGTCTCGGAGAGAGTCTTCGTAAACCTGAACAAAGAGGCGGTGCCAAGGAAGGAACAGAGCAACTGAGTGGACTGCGATTTCTAGAAGTTAGATAGAATGTAACGATAAGGACAAGTGAATGACCGGATGAACGTACTAGTCTTGTCTAGGTGAGTGTGGACGTAGGGGAAATCGTCGTAGCGTGTGGTGTTAAGTCCGATGCCCGAGGGTTTGGTCTTGAGGCACAGGACAGCGTTAATATACTGCTTCTGGACATCGGCGCCTAGGTTTCGCCATTCCACACGCTTAGCAGGATTGGCGCAACCATTGTCGGCCTGGCGGGGGATGGTCGCGGCAGCACCGAGGCTGgcggaaagaaagagaccgGAGAGGCGCATGATTGAACGGATCGGCAATGGTTCGAAAAGAAGAGACTCTTGGGGTTTGGGTTATTGAGAGGAGAAGTTCGTCCATAcctggtagaggtagtaacgGAACATGGCAGCAACTTATACTTGTTTGTTCCGACCGACTGGTACATTGTTGAGTCCAACTTGCTTACTCCATATCTGAGGCATTACCACCCTACCCCTTGGTCTTCATATGTTTACGAGGTTATACGAGGGTGAGTCTCCAATCCATTAATGCCAAGGTGAGCGAAGAGGCTGATACGAGGTACCTAGTAGGTAGGCGGTGTATCAAGTAGGTACCCTAGCTTTGTTTTAGACCTTGTCGCCTACGGAGGTTTATGCTACaacggtacctctacctataaTACGCATAAGCGAAGTGTAACGGGACAGCACGGTTAACACAGGTGCTGGTCGTATAGCTTgattaaagttttataaaggaggaaaagtctATCTAAGTGGGTAGCTCACCTCACCCATGCCCTCGACCTCGGACCTCAATCGGAGCGCCAAGACTACAACAAGGGTGCTACCGAAGCGGGAGACCTTGAGTTGCAACAAGCGTTCCACAGCGGGAGTATAGGGGGAGCATCTAGCCTAGTAAAGGGGCTCCTAGGCTACCGTAGTAGGAAAATCTGTTTCCAAACATACGTTGTAGTTGTTGGACAATACCATAGCGGGAAAATCACCAGGGCATCTTGCCTTATTGGGGGGGCTCAATACTAACAATTATGACCAGCCTTGTTATGAAATCCAGCACTGTTGGTTTGACTAGCCTTGTTGCTCAACGGGAGCCTCTGATTGGTCGAAATTTGATATCAGATTTGACCGCTATAGCAATATACTAGAAGTCCAAATTCTAACAATCACTTACAGCGAACCCGATTCAATATACGGACCGTTTTAAGGAAGcccttaactataattaccaATATcaataatttagtaatcgcttatagtaattaaatcaAAACGTACGGACCGTCTTAAAAACGTCCCTAATTATAACCGCCAATATCAATACATTATAGCGACTAAATTATAGCGTATAAACTACAAATACAATCAAgcatacttattaattaattttaatactaagtatactatactaatttattaagtcCTACCTAGCGTATTAACCGCAAATAAACCAATCCGATATTGCACAATTGAATTCAAACTATTAcaaaattacaataatagCAGAATATATTCGTACAACgtaatactaaaatagatATAGTACTCAAGGCAatacaataaaataatattagaaatacaacgaagaaaggaaaagttGAACAATCTGTTCtttttattcgtactataatagaagtaaacGGGATATTAGGATTAAAAGTTTCTTCTTATATTACGTATAgcaatataaaatatatatagaagccCTAGTAAATCTCTATAGCTAGtaagagtaattataataataataaaaataaatgtAATgcttataagtaataaatattctaccgGGTAGGGAGATGCAACTTAGAAGTAATTAGCACAGTAATATACAATACGTTCTTAATAGAACTCGATAGGGTTAATAGACTTGTTTACTAGTAAATACTCGTCAAAATCAAACTAATCATCATAATAATAATCAGGCAAAGCACCACAGCCACCCTTCTTACCTCTACTACGTTTAATAGTTTCCCGGCCGCTTCTAGTATAGCTAGTAGGTGTATCCGCAGGCGGGCTGTTGTTGGCGGCAGTGCTAAATAGGGTGCTAGATAAGGTACTAGAACTACTAGTAGTAGcggctatatataattaggacTGGGTGCCGATGCGGTTTGGGTTGGGAGTAGCCGATACTTAGCAATTCCTACTTCGTAGTAAGCTGCGAATAAATGCAATccttctaaatatactaagtatagTAGACGCTAGGGCTGGGGTAGACTCCTAAGATTGGTTAATATTCCGAACTCTTAATACGGCCGtatccctaataaataaaggccTAGAGCGGAGCTTCTTAGGTAGCGGAGGGGTGCttgtattagtaataagtacgTTAATAGCCggtaaattaaaaagaattagtTTAACTAAACTAGGCCGATGTTTAAACTACTTTATAAGCGAAATAGCTTTAGGAGTACCGAGGGTAATAGCTAGCTACTAGAATAATTTTGTAGAAGAATATGGCGATGACTCCGGTAGCAGGGACAACAACTCAGAAGATTCTATAGCCTCTACAATACGAAAACaatccgcctcctcctctttcttctttacctCCTCTATAACACAAAcagcctcttcttcatcgaccTTCTTTTTAGCTACAACAAATTACCGGAAATACTCCtactcctctttcttcctaACTTCCTCTTACTCGGCCTCTActtaacaacaacaataatcCTCAACCGCCTTCTTTATCCTCTCCTCTTTACAGCGTTCCtactctttcttttccgctacctcctcttcgtcgaaAAACAACCTCTTGATTTTGCGCTAAGCGTTGTCAATATATGCAAACTTCGCTTCCTATGTCTGGAGGTTTAAATCGGTAGTATTGTCGGCCTAGTCCTTTTGCTCCTGTAATTTAATAATGAACTTCTGGGGTAAATTGCTAGCCCGGAAATTATAGAGTAATTCGAAGTAAAGTGCCTCGTATTTCTCTTGGGCCGTAGGCGGaggtattagggtagggttattatataaacgttGAAGATATTGGAGGATATTCTCGCTTCGGacaacctaattaatattatagttatcaTACTAAGAATCGACGTAGTCGTCTAATTAAATACGAATATCTTAGGGAAAGTTACACTACAATAATTCGAACTCTTATATAGCCTCTATATACTTCtgtattttagtatttatctTAGGCGATAGAGGCGAATTAATTAGGGCGGGCAACGCTAATTTGGAATATACCGGAAGATTAGGCGATATAGCCGTAGGCAATACTAGTCTAAGCGATACTAATCTAAGTAATATAGGGGCGGGCGGTTTAAGGGGAAGGTCGGTAGGAGGGTCGATAGGATTGCCCGttcttaattactataagtatttaaatattacgtTAATTCGAAGATGAGATCGGTACTTAGGGTTATTACcgtaattattaatctatttaaatactttcttctttttatcgCTTTTAAAAGGGTTTTCAtcaaagtatttattaataagggcgattttattactaattacttCGACTAATTCAACTTCTtcaaatctaattaataataaagtaataatagaagacgGAATAATATTAGACAATAAAGCAGTCTCTTCGATAATAGGAAATAGCTCccaatttttaattagaccTAGAATCGGCTctataataggtaatttaataatagtaaattcctTTTCCCGTATTATTTTTTAGGCCCGCACTTTAAAATCGGGTATAACTATACGTTaaaggttatataatttattttacgttaaaataaatattattataatattattatatatatcgataAATTTATTTCGGATTAAATACGAAAtagattctaattaattaaagaatagcTATATATCTTCAGACTTAACGaaagtattctatatattagtataatagggtagGGCGGTTGGGGGTGGtagtaattagtaggatagtaataataattctaattaggaagaaatcttaataattaatttaataggcTCGGCAATAGGAAGTTCGGTAGCCGGGGTTATTATTGGTTTATACGGTCCAAAATTGGAAGGAGGTATTGGAATTTCCTTAACCggtttttttataatattaatattaagagcGAGAGCGCTCTTTAATTTCGGCTATAGCAGTAATTTAAGTAGTAGAACCGGTATAATCTTTATTAGTTTAGTTAGTTTATTACTTACGTAAAggttattctttaaatattacgtatattactaaatttaagtaaagaatttattaaagttattaattatattaagggaaaTTTGGATATAATTACGCAACTACTTCTTTTGTACGGCTATCTCTAGAaagtttcttttttattcAATTACCCAATTATTGAACTACAatccctaaatatttattataattaacctatataaAGGCTATACTAATTGTTTCTTCCTAGCAAATATTAGCTTTAGCGGCGACTTAGTACGTATACGTTTAGGGGGTTGTTTATTATCGGATGAATTAGGCaatatagaaatagataGAGATAGTACGGCGgtaggaaatataaatatttctattctctctcttaataatttattagtagcaATTTTATCCTATTTAGCTTAGGTTCTAAGggtagtaaaaatattacgAAGTATAGCATCCGAAATAGGACCCTTCGGGGAAGCGATAAACGGATCGTTGTTATCCGATATCGGCTGGACTCTACTgggttatataattacaataggtTTATCTTCCGACGAATTGCTATATATTAGCGATGCCGGAGGCGGGGGtgaattattagtactatattactactaatataccgTAGGGTCGAATATTACTTcgaatagtatagtagtagcaaTATCAATAAGCTTATACTAGCGGAATATATTAAGCTCGACGTTTTTAAATTGCGGGtaaactattagtaaattaaactCGTTATTGTATTTTACGCGATAATTTTCATCGTAATACcaatcctttaatttaaatacctatttaatatagctacGACCCTCAGCAATTATAATACGTcgctttactatataagttTCGGCTATTTGttgaattatagtaataaaaattatttttagaaagaaaaataggaatttaattcGATCTATAAAATTCTcttcctaattaaagtacgaagTAACatacttaaaaatattattgaaGAGAACCCAATTTAGCttaatataaacctaattcttcgtatacttaatatttttatccttaaagtagtatttagGGGTAGcgaaattagtataatttgtATAGAATTGGAAGTTTTACTTATAGTCCTTTATTtaacctataattaatttatatatttaattctaaagaATCTTTACcttaagggtattaaaacttttactatactaattatataacttctaaAAAGTTAAAGACAATATATTGAAGTCTAAgaaaattttatatataacggtagtaaataaaatattcgaataaaaaACGAAATAgaccttataattaaagtaattaacttCATTCTTTATTCGGGTTATTTTATCCTtagttagtttattaaaatcgtaatactaattaatatttataaaccgaAAGTCGAATTCAATTATCGACCAGAAACTCGCGTACTTAAGTAGCCGAAATATATCCGggtatacttactataacttactataatagtaataaataataattaatatttatagacggAAGTAGATAAATATCTTATACTTACTTAATTGTAGCCTTCTCTCTTCTACTACACAAGACTAATCTACCTAAAGTTGCCTTgcaaattagtaatttaattagcgtACGCAGCTCGAATCGTTGCAatcctcttaataatatacgtcGTCCCCGGCTGcttataaatactacaaGCGATTGCCCAGAATTACCTTCCATTACTAACTAAACAAGCGGGACGGGTATTTAACTCTAgcgtatttaattaatttatttacctctAATAACGTAGgcgctaaatataataaacctttatCGCCTCgcttatactttaataggatttac includes the following:
- a CDS encoding monooxygenase, with the protein product MRLSGLFLSASLGAAATIPRQADNGCANPAKRVEWRNLGADVQKQYINAVLCLKTKPSGIGLNTTRYDDFPYVHTHLDKTIHSVALFLPWHRLFVQVYEDSLRDCGYTGPMAYWDWTLDASDPTKAPVWDPITGFGGNGDPAIDVMDDSKKCLVDGPLKGFQVAYTMKGYEPHCLTRNWNSGIAFPGDMLASSYNKEAVDKVAAQDNYKDFRYHLEGGPHGAIHSAVGGDMSPATSPNDPIFFLHHAQIDRLWTLWQMERPETRTTDFGGPKTQNLKSPGEATLDDVMPYLNLIPDIKVSEVMKTQTSKLCYSY